A single Triticum dicoccoides isolate Atlit2015 ecotype Zavitan chromosome 2A, WEW_v2.0, whole genome shotgun sequence DNA region contains:
- the LOC119354701 gene encoding phytosulfokine receptor 2-like: MAKCCLLPLPMLFLALSALLLPAGAAAAACHPDDLRALRAFAGNLTAGGDLLLRAAWSGRGGSCCAWEGVRCDGAGGRVTALRLPGRGLAGPIPGDALAGLPRLAELDLSRNALSGGVSAVAGLAGLRAADLSANLLVDSIPDLSALPGLVAFNASNNSLSGALGPDLCAGAPALRVLDLSANRLTGALPSSANPPACAATLQELFLGANSFAGALPAALFGLAGLHKLSLASNGLAGQVSSRLRELKNLTLLDLSVNRLSGRLPDVFRDLTSLEHFTAHSNDFSGLLPPSLSSLSSLRDLNLRNNSLSGPIAHVNFSGMPVLVSVDLATNHLNGTLPVSLADCDKLKSLSLARNKLMGQLPEDYGRLRSLSMLSLSNNSLHNISGALTVLRRCENLTTLILTKNFGGEELPENGNGGFNSLEVLALGDCALRGRVPEWLAQCEKLEVLDLSWNQLVGTIPSWIGELDHLSYLDLSNNSLVGEVPKSLTQLKGLMTARNSQGMAFTSMPLYVKHNRSTSGRQYNQLSNFPPSLFLNDNGLNGTIWPEFGNLKELHVMDLSNNFMSGSIPDALSKMENLEVLDLSSNNLTGSIPSSLTDLTFLSKFSVAHNHLVGPIPNGGQFFTFTNSSFEGNPGLCRSVSCSLNQSGETNVNNEIQPATSIRNRKNKILGVAVCMGLALAVVLCVILVNISKTEASAIDEEDDAGGACHDSYYSYSKPVLFFQNSAKELTVSDLIRSTNNFDQANIIGCGGFGLVYKAYLPDGTKAAVKRLSGDCGQMEREFRAEVEALSQAQHKNLVTLRGYCRHGSDRLLIYTYMENSSLDYWLHERADGDYMLKWESRLKIAQGSARGLAYLHKDCEPNIIHRDVKSSNILLNENFEAHLADFGLARLIQPYDTHVTTDLVGTLGYIPPEYSQSLIATPKGDVYSFGVVLLELLTGRRPVEVSKVKGSRDLVSWALQMKSENKEEQIFDRLIWSKEHEKQLLSVLETACRCISTDPRQRPSIEQVVVWLDSVSP, translated from the coding sequence CCTGTCCGCGCTTCTCTtgccggccggggcggcggcggcggcctgccaCCCGGACGACCTCCGCGCGCTGCGGGCCTTCGCCGGGAACCTCACCGCCGGAGGGGACCTTCTCCTCCGCGCCGCGTGGTCCGGTCGCGGCGGCTCCTGCTGCGCCTGGGAAGGCGTGCGCTGCGACGGCGCCGGCGGCCGCGTCACGGCGCTTCGGCTCCCCGGGCGGGGGCTCGCGGGGCCCATCCCGGGGGACGCCCTTGCCGGCCTCCCGCGGCTCGCGGAGCTCGACCTCAGCCGCAACGCGCTCTCCGGCGGCGTATCCGCCGTCGCGGGCCTCGCCGGCCTCCGAGCCGCCGACCTCTCCGCGAATCTGCTCGTCGACTCGATCCCCGACCTCTCCGCGCTCCCGGGTCTGGTTGCCTTCAATGCCAGCAATAACTCTCTCTCCGGCGCGCTCGGGCCCGACCTATGCGCCGGCGCGCCGGCCCTGCGGGTGCTCGACCTCTCCGCCAACCGCCTCACCGGCGCGCTCCCCTCGTCAGCCAACCCGCCGGCCTGCGCCGCCACGCTCCAGGAGCTCTTCCTCGGCGCCAACTCCTTTGCCGGCGCCCTCCCTGCCGCGCTCTTCGGCCTCgccggactgcacaagctctccctcgcctccAATGGGCTCGCCGGCCAGGTGAGCTCGCGCCTCCGCGAGCTAAAAAACCTCACACTGCTGGATTTATCCGTGAACCGCTTATCTGGCCGGCTCCCGGACGTGTTCCGCGACCTAACGTCGCTGGAGCATTTCACTGCCCACTCCAATGACTTCTCAGGGTTGCTACCGCCGTCGCTGTCGTCGCTGTCGTCCCTACGCGACCTCAACCTCCGGAACAACTCCCTGTCCGGTCCGATTGCTCATGTCAACTTCTCTGGTATGCCAGTGCTTGTTTCTGTTGACCTCGCAACAAACCACCTGAATGGAACACTACCAGTTAGCTTGGCAGATTGCGATAAGCTCAAGTCGCTCAGCCTTGCCAGGAACAAATTGATGGGGCAATTGCCTGAGGATTACGGCCGTCTCAGGTCGCTCTCCATGCTGTCCTTGTCCAACAACAGCTTGCACAACATCTCAGGGGCGCTTACTGTGCTGCGCCGGTGTGAAAACCTCACCACACTGATTCTCACCAAGAATTTTGGTGGTGAGGAGCTGCCTGAAAATGGCAATGGGGGGTTCAACAGCCTGGAGGTGTTGGCTCTTGGCGATTGTGCTCTAAGGGGGAGGGTTCCGGAATGGCTGGCTCAGTGCGAGAAATTGGAGGTGCTTGATTTGTCCTGGAACCAATTGGTTGGCACCATCCCGTCGTGGATTGGTGAGCTTGACCACTTGAGCTACTTGGATCTCTCAAACAATTCATTGGTTGGCGAGGTACCCAAGAGTTTGACACAGCTGAAGGGCCTTATGACTGCCAGGAATTCTCAGGGTATGGCATTCACTAGCATGCCATTGTATGTGAAGCATAACAGGAGCACAAGCGGACGGCAATATAACCAGCTCTCGAATTTCCCACCGTCGTTGTTCTTGAATGACAATGGTCTGAATGGGACCATCTGGCCTGAGTTTGGAAATTTGAAGGAGCTGCATGTGATGGATCTGAGCAACAACTTCATGTCTGGGAGCATTCCTGATGCACTCTCCAAGATGGAGAATTTGGAGGTTCTTGATCTGTCATCCAATAATCTCACTGGATCGATTCCGTCGTCCCTGACAGATCTCACTTTCTTGTCTAAGTTCAGTGTGGCTCACAATCATTTGGTTGGGCCGATCCCCAATGGGGGGCAGTTCTTCACTTTCACAAACTCCAGTTTTGAGGGCAACCCTGGTTTATGCAGGTCAGTTTCCTGTAGCCTAAATCAGTCTGGGGAAACAAATGTTAACAATGAAATACAGCCTGCAACAAGCATCAGGAACAGGAAAAACAAAATACTTGGAGTGGCAGTCTGCATGGGGTTGGCACTTGCAGTAGTTTTGTGTGTTATTTTGGTTAACATTTCCAAAACGGAGGCCAGTGCtatcgatgaagaagacgacgctgGGGGCGCTTGTCATGATTCATATTATTCCTACTCAAAGCCAGTGCTGTTCTTTCAGAATTCTGCCAAGGAGCTAACTGTTAGTGACCTCATTAGGTCGACTAACAACTTTGATCAAGCCAACATTATAGGGTGTGGTGGATTTGGTCTCGTGTACAAGGCCTACCTCCCAGACGGAACAAAAGCGGCAGTGAAGCGACTTTCTGGTGATTGTGGGCAGATGGAGAGGGAGTTCCGTGCCGAGGTGGAAGCGCTGTCCCAGGCTCAGCACAAGAATCTTGTAACGCTGAGAGGCTACTGCCGCCATGGAAGTGATAGGTTGCTCATCTACACATACATGGAGAACAGTAGCCTGGACTACTGGCTGCACGAGAGAGCGGATGGCGATTACATGCTGAAATGGGAGTCAAGGCTCAAAATTGCTCAGGGTTCAGCCAGGGGATTAGCTTACTTGCACAAGGACTGCGAGCCGAACATCATCCACCGAGACGTGAAGTCAAGCAACATTCTTCTGAACGAGAACTTTGAGGCGCACCTGGCTGATTTCGGGCTAGCAAGGCTAATACAGCCCTATGACACTCATGTGACTACTGACCTAGTTGGCACCTTGGGTTACATACCACCTGAGTACAGCCAATCACTGATCGCCACCCCGAAAGGGGACGTCTACAGCTTCGGTGTCGTCTTGCTGGAGCTTCTCACTGGTAGACGGCCCGTGGAAGTGTCGAAAGTCAAGGGATCCAGGGACTTGGTCTCCTGGGCACTCCAGATGAAATCTGAGAACAAGGAAGAGCAGATTTTCGACAGGCTGATTTGGAGCAAAGAGCATGAGAAGCAGCTGCTGTCTGTTCTCGAAACGGCATGCAGGTGCATCAGCACTGACCCTCGGCAGCGTCCATCCATAGAGCAAGTCGTTGTTTGGCTCGACAGCGTGTCACCGTAA